The following are encoded in a window of Puniceicoccales bacterium genomic DNA:
- a CDS encoding DNA/RNA nuclease SfsA, translating into MKPSYDSSGFKFSTPLTEGIIKSRPSRFLMYVEIEGKIEKCHCPTTGKVGKIVFSNVPCLLSKSNNSHRKTNYTVEAFSLDTIDNPKKNWIGINQTAVNKYVEYFLKTGRLENLAPPGEPVLREQILGSSRLDFCVGNTYIEVKMPLIHLFIKPGEELPNHGLMTLDRFIKHVQELGNSLEKNNRAILLTCFVFDAPKFVPPPPSKYNTEIFQAMKDSMKKGIEVWQLNLSIDRFGVDFLRYFEITSTINRLPRQKVSAY; encoded by the coding sequence ATGAAGCCTTCGTATGATTCTTCTGGATTTAAATTTAGTACTCCTTTGACCGAAGGAATCATAAAATCCAGGCCAAGTCGTTTTCTGATGTATGTGGAGATCGAAGGAAAAATAGAAAAATGCCATTGTCCCACCACCGGAAAAGTTGGTAAAATCGTCTTCAGCAATGTGCCCTGTCTGCTTTCTAAATCCAACAATAGCCACCGTAAAACCAATTACACCGTGGAAGCATTTTCCCTGGACACCATCGATAATCCAAAAAAAAATTGGATCGGGATTAATCAAACCGCCGTAAACAAATATGTGGAATATTTTTTGAAAACCGGCCGACTTGAAAACCTGGCTCCGCCAGGGGAACCGGTCCTTCGGGAACAAATTCTTGGCTCCTCAAGGTTGGATTTTTGCGTAGGAAATACCTACATCGAAGTCAAAATGCCACTCATCCATCTATTTATAAAGCCAGGAGAGGAGTTACCGAACCATGGACTGATGACCTTGGATCGATTCATTAAACATGTCCAGGAACTAGGCAACAGTCTGGAGAAAAATAATCGAGCCATTCTACTAACCTGCTTTGTGTTTGATGCACCAAAGTTTGTCCCTCCGCCACCAAGTAAATATAACACGGAAATATTCCAGGCCATGAAGGATTCAATGAAAAAAGGAATAGAGGTATGGCAACTGAATCTTTCCATAGATAGATTTGGTGTCGATTTTTTGCGCTATTTCGAAATTACCTCCACAATAAACAGATTGCCAAGACAGAAAGTCTCTGCATACTAA
- the lpxA gene encoding acyl-ACP--UDP-N-acetylglucosamine O-acyltransferase yields MIHSSAIVSDSVVLGEDVSIGPYSVIGEGVKLGNGTVIRSHCIISRCTVGNNCLLDSFSSIGGLPQITNVDLNNIGTVTIGDNTVVREHVTLSAASAKDKSTWVGNDCLLMACSHVGHDCVLENNVILANNALLGGHVHLQNDCFIGGNSAIHQGCLLGIGTIVSGISGTSKHVPPYCIVANRNELIGLNFVGLGRRGVTSAAISELSEYFVTIFKKMSGKLGERAEKLLSDNKIKHKETIQFLNFFKNQAPKGFCTPRK; encoded by the coding sequence ATGATACATTCATCTGCTATAGTTAGCGATTCCGTCGTCCTGGGAGAAGATGTGTCGATTGGGCCCTATTCAGTTATAGGAGAAGGTGTTAAATTAGGAAATGGCACGGTCATCCGGTCCCATTGTATTATAAGTCGTTGCACTGTTGGAAATAACTGTCTCCTTGACAGTTTTTCTTCCATAGGTGGCCTTCCGCAGATAACCAATGTTGACCTAAACAACATTGGCACCGTTACGATAGGAGATAACACCGTTGTGCGAGAACATGTTACGCTTAGTGCAGCCTCGGCAAAAGATAAATCAACATGGGTTGGGAACGACTGCCTACTCATGGCCTGTTCCCATGTGGGCCACGATTGCGTCCTCGAAAACAACGTCATTCTCGCGAATAATGCTTTGCTCGGCGGGCACGTACACCTGCAAAATGACTGCTTCATCGGAGGTAATTCGGCCATTCATCAGGGATGCCTCCTGGGTATCGGCACGATAGTCAGTGGAATTTCCGGCACATCCAAACATGTTCCGCCCTACTGCATAGTCGCTAACCGAAACGAACTCATAGGGTTAAATTTCGTAGGCCTAGGTCGCCGTGGCGTAACCTCGGCAGCAATCAGCGAACTGTCGGAATATTTCGTCACTATATTCAAAAAAATGTCAGGAAAACTGGGCGAGCGTGCCGAAAAGTTGCTCTCCGACAATAAGATAAAGCACAAAGAAACGATTCAATTTCTGAATTTTTTCAAAAATCAAGCACCCAAAGGTTTTTGCACACCAAGAAAGTGA
- a CDS encoding M23 family metallopeptidase gives MNTILKIFKSSQVLFILVGILATSCGTAINNSLHSTEVSSQNTAPLPKPRSLVTELDQGIFATEMADVTTKISAPPSRQTNGTAKPIAVLSWPTDSCFLRDMDFPEKYLQPTESGRFESGGFGFVRENNTKYHEGIDIRSFKRDLANNPIDNVLCIKDGVVAYINNQTSNSSYGKYVIVEHSCLDIKICSLYAHLSKIQDNIKQGSPIKCGQSIGTIGTTSNVFKIDKNLAHLHFEIDLQLGNRDSFQNWYDKTYGPDDKNFHGEWNGLNLIGTDPIPMLRALNNGNSIASVLEKEPTAFVTRTFSDKIPYFVEKYNKLLDKKLDPTNSLIAWDIEWTWYGLPKKFTPKYSQDIKKKIKAGETIIIEYRKSTKDLAEKRDLFSIRNWQPVIGNRIKDTLEKLGL, from the coding sequence ATGAACACGATTCTGAAAATATTTAAATCCAGCCAGGTATTATTCATACTGGTGGGTATACTGGCGACTTCATGTGGCACAGCCATCAATAACTCGTTGCATTCCACAGAAGTGTCGTCCCAAAACACGGCCCCATTGCCAAAACCAAGATCCCTGGTCACCGAACTGGACCAGGGTATTTTCGCCACAGAAATGGCTGATGTAACCACGAAAATTTCAGCCCCACCAAGCCGACAAACTAATGGCACAGCCAAACCCATCGCTGTTCTATCCTGGCCCACGGATAGTTGCTTTCTTAGAGACATGGATTTCCCGGAAAAGTACCTGCAGCCCACCGAATCAGGAAGATTTGAATCCGGTGGCTTTGGGTTTGTCAGAGAGAACAACACCAAATACCATGAAGGCATCGACATCAGGTCGTTCAAGCGGGACTTAGCAAACAATCCGATCGATAATGTACTATGCATCAAAGATGGTGTTGTAGCCTATATAAACAACCAGACTTCCAATAGCAGCTACGGAAAATATGTGATAGTGGAACACAGCTGTCTAGACATCAAAATTTGTTCACTCTATGCCCATCTGAGCAAGATCCAGGATAATATCAAGCAAGGCAGTCCTATAAAATGTGGCCAATCCATCGGTACCATCGGCACCACATCAAATGTTTTTAAAATAGACAAAAATTTAGCACATTTACACTTCGAAATCGACCTGCAACTAGGCAATCGAGATAGCTTTCAAAACTGGTATGATAAAACCTATGGACCCGATGATAAAAATTTCCATGGCGAATGGAACGGATTAAATCTCATTGGCACGGATCCTATCCCGATGCTCAGGGCACTAAACAATGGAAACAGCATTGCCTCGGTCCTGGAAAAGGAACCAACGGCATTCGTCACCAGAACATTTTCGGACAAAATACCATATTTTGTTGAAAAATACAACAAACTACTGGACAAAAAGCTAGATCCAACCAACAGCTTGATAGCCTGGGACATAGAGTGGACCTGGTATGGCCTGCCAAAAAAATTTACACCAAAATATAGCCAGGACATAAAAAAGAAGATCAAAGCCGGTGAGACAATAATTATTGAATACAGAAAATCTACCAAAGATTTGGCAGAAAAAAGAGATTTATTCAGCATAAGAAACTGGCAGCCGGTCATCGGGAATAGAATCAAGGATACGCTAGAAAAGCTTGGGCTATAG
- a CDS encoding small basic protein, protein MTQHSSFKRAGSSVGSKRSVLKRLERVDLLRKRNQWKEGRRLFGLPKTKPEE, encoded by the coding sequence ATGACTCAACATTCAAGTTTTAAACGGGCCGGTTCAAGTGTGGGCAGTAAGCGCAGTGTGCTCAAAAGGTTAGAGAGAGTGGATTTGCTGCGGAAACGAAATCAGTGGAAGGAGGGCAGAAGGCTGTTTGGCTTGCCCAAAACCAAGCCAGAGGAGTAG
- a CDS encoding class I SAM-dependent RNA methyltransferase: MNPSRDFVPVPFGYHQELDLVIDNITNLGLGVGRLDGWVVMVPGVVIGEEVRLRIFRNHRNYSEADLVQVIRPARERVLPRCPLFGQCGGCQYQHMNYETQLSLKTKQVCELFRKLAGVEVVVNPMVPSSRTYNYRSKITPHFERPRNGKCNLGFLKFGSRHSIVDVDACPIATEGINAAIGPMKEAVLAKAKTKNHKNGGTLLLREVAGQITSDNNEIVMERVGLHRFYFKAGEFFQNNPYILPEFVEFILTKAAGNGAEVLLDVYCGVGLFGICGSSRFEKVIGIEINEDAIKLARRNAEENRVTNVDFVVGDAEKIFETVGFSGKTSSVILDPPRSGCSRGFINQLIAFRPGNIVYVSCAPDSQARDIHLLLQEGYAITEVQPFDLFPQTRHIENVVLLRLV; this comes from the coding sequence ATGAATCCTTCGCGAGATTTTGTTCCGGTACCGTTCGGTTATCACCAGGAGCTGGACCTGGTTATAGATAACATCACCAACCTAGGGCTGGGCGTTGGTCGGCTGGATGGCTGGGTGGTGATGGTCCCTGGAGTGGTTATAGGAGAAGAAGTTAGGCTGAGAATTTTTAGAAATCATAGGAATTATTCCGAGGCAGATTTGGTCCAGGTTATCAGACCGGCCAGGGAGCGTGTTTTGCCCAGGTGTCCGTTGTTTGGTCAATGTGGAGGTTGCCAGTATCAGCATATGAATTACGAAACGCAGCTGAGCCTAAAGACCAAGCAGGTCTGCGAATTATTCAGGAAGTTAGCCGGTGTTGAGGTGGTTGTAAATCCCATGGTTCCGTCGTCGAGAACATATAATTATAGATCAAAAATAACACCGCACTTCGAAAGACCTAGAAATGGCAAATGTAACCTGGGGTTTCTGAAATTTGGCAGTCGGCATAGTATCGTCGATGTGGACGCCTGTCCTATTGCCACCGAAGGAATTAATGCAGCCATTGGGCCGATGAAAGAAGCGGTTTTGGCAAAGGCAAAGACAAAAAATCACAAAAATGGTGGTACACTTTTGCTGAGAGAAGTGGCTGGACAGATTACGTCGGATAACAACGAGATCGTTATGGAACGGGTTGGCCTCCATAGATTTTATTTCAAAGCCGGTGAATTTTTTCAAAACAATCCCTATATTTTGCCAGAATTTGTAGAATTTATACTGACAAAGGCTGCCGGCAATGGGGCAGAGGTTCTCTTGGATGTGTACTGTGGTGTCGGATTGTTTGGCATCTGTGGAAGCAGTAGATTTGAGAAGGTGATCGGTATAGAAATAAATGAAGACGCAATAAAATTGGCCCGGAGAAATGCCGAGGAAAATCGAGTTACAAATGTGGATTTTGTCGTCGGTGATGCGGAGAAAATTTTTGAAACCGTTGGTTTTTCTGGCAAAACCTCTTCGGTGATTTTGGATCCACCGCGCAGCGGTTGTAGCCGCGGTTTTATTAACCAGTTGATTGCCTTTAGGCCAGGTAATATAGTCTACGTTTCCTGTGCTCCGGATAGCCAGGCCCGTGATATCCATCTGCTTCTGCAAGAAGGATATGCAATCACTGAAGTTCAGCCGTTTGATCTGTTTCCTCAGACCAGGCACATCGAGAATGTGGTTCTACTTAGGTTAGTCTGA
- the efp gene encoding elongation factor P, translated as MASPTDIRKGRVLLYQEAPHLILEMLHRTQGRQAGFVQVTMRNLHTGASTTTKFRSTDNIEFCHVSTKTLEFSYVDQEGFHFLNTETYEYTVLAKATVEEQKKFLIEGQEYDILFVDDKAVQIQLPASVEMKVVSSPEGLRGDSVSSAQKPATMESGLVVQVPLFVKDGDIIRISTNECKYLGRV; from the coding sequence ATGGCTTCGCCAACAGATATAAGGAAAGGGCGTGTATTATTATACCAGGAGGCTCCGCATCTCATTCTGGAGATGTTACACCGAACCCAGGGCCGTCAGGCTGGTTTTGTTCAGGTAACCATGAGAAATCTTCACACAGGCGCCTCAACAACCACAAAATTTCGGTCCACGGACAACATTGAGTTTTGCCACGTTTCCACCAAAACCCTAGAATTTTCCTACGTAGATCAGGAAGGATTTCACTTCCTAAATACTGAAACCTACGAATACACGGTTCTTGCCAAAGCCACAGTTGAAGAGCAGAAAAAATTCCTGATCGAAGGCCAGGAATACGATATATTATTTGTTGATGACAAAGCAGTTCAAATACAATTGCCCGCCTCGGTGGAGATGAAGGTTGTCAGCTCCCCCGAAGGCCTACGCGGCGATTCGGTCTCCAGTGCCCAAAAACCTGCCACGATGGAAAGTGGGTTGGTGGTACAGGTACCTTTGTTTGTGAAAGATGGTGACATCATCCGAATCAGCACCAATGAATGTAAATACCTCGGGAGAGTTTGA
- the tsaD gene encoding tRNA (adenosine(37)-N6)-threonylcarbamoyltransferase complex transferase subunit TsaD, with the protein MNIIGIESSCDDSCVAVFSGKSGIIFERKISQLAVHKRFGGVVPELAARAHVDNFAPLLYELKKNGYLDLRFRVAVTYGPGLAASLSLGIAFANTISAMFRSEICGVNHLRGHAFSPFISIFPAQIDDFLPHLGLLVSGGNTILFEICDSFEIKVLAETVDDAAGEAFDKGAKLLGLRYPGGPEIEKLAQNGDRNAFKFPRAFFGKDAMKFSFSGLKTSLRYMLEKIADDEVFAKELPNICASYEAAIVDALVDKVAVALDNKRYVSIGVSGGVSNNMLLRNKLTNLARACEIKLLLPELKYTEDNAAMIAFAAHVDGAHTLADVKNFNTGLKIYS; encoded by the coding sequence ATGAATATTATTGGAATCGAGAGTTCCTGCGATGACAGTTGTGTGGCTGTTTTTTCCGGAAAATCTGGTATTATTTTTGAGCGTAAGATATCGCAACTGGCTGTACATAAAAGGTTTGGAGGTGTAGTTCCGGAATTAGCTGCTCGGGCCCATGTGGATAATTTCGCTCCATTGCTCTATGAACTGAAGAAAAATGGGTATTTGGATCTAAGGTTCAGAGTAGCAGTCACCTATGGGCCTGGGTTGGCTGCTTCACTGAGTTTGGGCATCGCATTTGCGAACACCATTTCTGCGATGTTTCGCAGCGAGATCTGCGGCGTCAATCATTTGAGAGGCCATGCATTTTCGCCATTTATATCGATATTTCCAGCACAAATTGATGATTTTTTGCCACATCTAGGCTTACTGGTATCCGGTGGAAATACGATTTTGTTTGAGATTTGCGATAGTTTCGAGATCAAAGTTCTTGCCGAGACCGTCGACGATGCGGCTGGAGAAGCTTTCGATAAGGGTGCTAAGTTATTGGGACTGAGGTATCCAGGTGGTCCGGAGATAGAAAAACTGGCCCAGAATGGGGATCGGAATGCATTCAAATTTCCGCGGGCATTTTTTGGCAAGGATGCCATGAAGTTTAGTTTTTCCGGGTTGAAAACCAGCCTTCGATATATGCTGGAAAAAATCGCCGATGACGAGGTGTTTGCAAAGGAGCTCCCGAATATTTGTGCGAGTTATGAGGCGGCCATAGTGGATGCGTTGGTCGACAAAGTTGCGGTGGCGTTGGACAATAAAAGATATGTCAGTATTGGTGTTTCCGGCGGAGTATCTAATAACATGTTGCTGCGTAACAAGTTGACAAATTTGGCCCGGGCCTGTGAAATAAAATTGCTTTTGCCGGAGTTGAAATATACCGAGGACAATGCTGCTATGATAGCCTTTGCAGCGCATGTAGATGGCGCCCATACGCTGGCCGATGTTAAAAATTTCAACACCGGATTAAAGATTTACAGTTGA
- the lepA gene encoding translation elongation factor 4, translating into MNDIKLIRNFCIIAHVDHGKTTLSDRLLERTHTVQKREMQDQLLDSMDLERERGITIKCHPVTMKYLDGTREYMLNLIDTPGHVDFSYEVSRSLAACEGALLLIDVSQGIEAQTVANANLAMAQGLTIIPVINKIDLPSAQPEHVIAQLEDILAIPREEAIFASAKSGIGIDEILSNIVEHIPHPKGSEYPKTRCLVFDSMFDSYRGVICYLRVFSGEISEGSEVLLMGKIQQAQVKEVGIFSPKMVRTGKLVAGQVGYIVTSIKLVTDVKTGDTITLSKDPAEEMLPGYKEVRPMVFSGIYPIDTSDYEKLKSAMAKLQLNDSALIYQPENSVALGFGFRCGFLGLLHMEIVQERIRREYNLDVISTYPSVVYRVMRTDGVMMEVDNPLHLPDPSTIDYIQEPLIMTTIHIPSESVGDMLALITEKRGSCKRTETVDTGKLILCCELPLSEILVDFNDRLKSITRGYGSMDYELGDYVTADLVRLDILVAGDPIDAFSSIVHRSKSVARGREMCEKLKQILPRQLFSVAIQAAIGGTIIARETLSAMRKDVTAKCYGGDISRKRKLLDRQKEGKKRMKQIGKISIPQDAFVKILKS; encoded by the coding sequence ATGAATGACATAAAATTAATTCGCAATTTTTGTATAATTGCCCATGTGGATCATGGAAAAACCACCCTATCGGACCGATTATTGGAGCGTACCCACACGGTGCAAAAGAGAGAGATGCAAGATCAATTGCTGGATTCCATGGATCTGGAACGGGAACGTGGGATCACCATAAAATGCCATCCGGTGACCATGAAGTACCTGGATGGTACCCGGGAGTACATGTTGAATTTGATAGACACTCCGGGCCATGTGGATTTTTCCTACGAGGTATCTAGAAGTTTGGCCGCCTGCGAAGGGGCGCTGCTGCTAATCGATGTGAGCCAAGGCATAGAGGCCCAGACGGTGGCAAATGCTAACCTGGCCATGGCCCAGGGCCTTACCATAATTCCGGTTATAAATAAGATTGATTTGCCAAGCGCTCAGCCAGAACATGTTATTGCACAACTCGAAGATATTTTGGCCATTCCCAGAGAGGAGGCTATTTTTGCCAGCGCTAAATCTGGCATTGGAATAGATGAGATTTTAAGCAACATTGTCGAGCATATTCCCCATCCCAAAGGCTCGGAATATCCAAAAACCAGATGTCTTGTTTTTGATTCAATGTTCGATTCCTACCGTGGAGTCATATGCTACCTGAGGGTATTTTCTGGGGAGATCTCTGAAGGCAGCGAAGTATTACTGATGGGTAAAATTCAACAAGCCCAGGTCAAGGAGGTTGGTATTTTTTCGCCAAAGATGGTTAGGACCGGAAAGTTGGTGGCTGGGCAGGTTGGGTATATAGTGACCAGTATAAAATTGGTGACCGATGTGAAAACCGGCGACACTATTACCCTCAGCAAGGATCCGGCCGAAGAGATGCTGCCGGGTTATAAGGAAGTGCGGCCCATGGTATTCAGCGGCATATATCCCATCGATACTTCGGATTATGAAAAGCTTAAATCTGCCATGGCGAAGTTGCAATTAAATGATTCGGCACTGATTTATCAGCCGGAAAATTCGGTTGCCCTTGGCTTTGGATTTCGGTGTGGATTTTTAGGTTTATTACATATGGAAATCGTCCAGGAAAGGATTCGCCGGGAGTATAATCTTGACGTGATTTCCACCTATCCCAGCGTGGTTTATAGGGTAATGCGAACCGATGGTGTAATGATGGAAGTGGATAATCCATTGCATCTTCCAGATCCATCGACCATAGACTACATCCAGGAACCATTGATAATGACCACTATTCATATACCGAGCGAGTCCGTGGGAGACATGCTGGCTCTGATAACCGAGAAGCGTGGCTCATGCAAGAGGACCGAGACCGTTGATACCGGGAAGTTGATTTTGTGTTGCGAATTACCACTGAGCGAGATACTTGTGGATTTTAACGATAGGCTTAAAAGCATTACAAGAGGTTATGGCTCAATGGATTACGAACTTGGTGACTATGTGACCGCCGATCTGGTAAGACTTGATATCCTGGTTGCCGGCGATCCCATTGATGCATTTTCTTCCATAGTTCATCGGAGTAAATCCGTGGCCCGAGGGCGTGAAATGTGCGAAAAGTTGAAACAAATCCTTCCGCGACAACTATTTAGCGTTGCGATACAGGCGGCCATAGGTGGTACAATAATTGCCCGGGAGACGTTGAGTGCCATGAGAAAAGATGTGACGGCCAAGTGCTATGGCGGCGACATTTCAAGGAAGCGGAAGTTGCTAGATAGGCAGAAGGAAGGCAAGAAGCGTATGAAGCAAATTGGCAAGATTTCGATACCGCAAGATGCTTTTGTAAAAATACTTAAATCCTAG
- a CDS encoding prepilin peptidase codes for MSCACMQSVDLFVHSNLFYLLVFMVGACVGSFSCVCITRIPKGESIIFPRSHCVCGKIIPAWLNIPIISWLILRAKARCCGAGISVGYFAIEVLVAVLFTILWHVTQSALFVVGSILFVILVIALGIDFDRMMIPDSLTVGGTMVGIIVSGLLPWFVSSGGVFCGVLESVKGLLIGSSLLLWIAIISEFILKKETIGFGDVKLMGCIGAFSGTNCAIFSIFGGAVIGLVTLFPIWAIHCKLNNKPLGMGCQLPFGPFLALGAISYWLFFKEAVDSSFSEMMMLLSQV; via the coding sequence ATGAGTTGTGCATGTATGCAATCGGTAGATTTATTTGTACATTCTAACTTGTTTTATCTGTTAGTGTTTATGGTTGGTGCCTGTGTCGGAAGTTTTTCCTGTGTGTGCATCACAAGGATACCGAAGGGTGAATCCATAATTTTCCCTCGGTCCCATTGTGTCTGCGGTAAAATTATCCCGGCATGGCTGAACATTCCGATTATCAGTTGGTTGATCCTTAGAGCCAAGGCCAGGTGCTGTGGAGCTGGTATAAGTGTTGGTTATTTTGCCATAGAAGTTCTTGTGGCTGTGCTATTTACGATCTTATGGCATGTTACCCAATCAGCTTTATTTGTGGTTGGTTCGATTTTGTTCGTTATTTTAGTCATAGCTTTGGGTATAGACTTCGATAGGATGATGATTCCAGATTCGCTTACCGTTGGCGGGACGATGGTTGGTATTATTGTAAGTGGTCTTTTACCGTGGTTCGTGAGTTCTGGCGGTGTGTTTTGTGGAGTTTTAGAGTCGGTAAAAGGTCTGCTGATAGGCTCGAGTTTGTTACTGTGGATCGCGATAATATCTGAATTTATACTTAAAAAAGAAACCATAGGCTTTGGCGATGTTAAGCTGATGGGTTGCATAGGTGCGTTCTCTGGTACAAATTGTGCTATATTTTCCATTTTTGGTGGCGCAGTGATTGGGTTGGTTACCCTGTTCCCAATTTGGGCTATCCATTGTAAGCTCAACAATAAACCTCTGGGCATGGGATGCCAGTTACCTTTTGGACCGTTCCTTGCACTGGGAGCCATATCCTACTGGTTATTTTTTAAAGAGGCCGTCGACAGCAGTTTTTCAGAAATGATGATGCTGCTATCCCAGGTCTAG
- the pheS gene encoding phenylalanine--tRNA ligase subunit alpha has translation MTPNAVDMASLVALADDLKQEVAGVTSFLEIDQLRTKIFGNQGVIRLAMKSLASLPVNERPPAGKVINNIKIELERLVAEKAEEIEASEFTKKLETEQVEFSIDGYASGGTLHPITQAQRKIEEIFSSIGFTLARETEIETEWFCFEALNTPENHPARDEMDTFFLQDDIRVSSTSKHLTERYLLRSHTSTVQIRTMLKEKPPLKIIAPGRTFRRDTVDATHSANFHQCEGLYVAEGVTVCDLKATLGFLLRGLFGDNIKVRLRPSFFPFTEPSFEVDMLSQNLGTLSNKWIEVLGCGMVDPEVFKAVGYDYNQLSGFAFGVGLERIAMLLQGIDDVRMFYQNDLRFLNQFA, from the coding sequence ATGACTCCGAATGCGGTAGATATGGCTTCGTTGGTTGCACTCGCTGATGACCTGAAGCAGGAAGTTGCTGGTGTTACATCTTTTTTGGAAATAGACCAGCTGAGGACGAAAATCTTTGGTAACCAGGGAGTTATTCGCCTGGCTATGAAGAGTCTTGCTTCTTTGCCAGTAAACGAGAGACCACCCGCCGGGAAGGTTATAAACAATATAAAGATCGAGTTAGAGCGGCTTGTGGCTGAAAAGGCCGAGGAAATCGAAGCTTCTGAATTTACAAAAAAGCTTGAAACAGAACAGGTTGAGTTTTCCATTGACGGATATGCTTCCGGAGGGACACTGCATCCAATCACCCAGGCTCAAAGGAAAATCGAAGAAATTTTCAGTAGCATCGGATTCACCCTGGCTCGTGAAACCGAAATTGAAACCGAATGGTTTTGCTTTGAAGCACTTAATACACCTGAAAACCATCCAGCCCGGGACGAGATGGATACGTTCTTTCTCCAGGATGATATTAGGGTGTCATCGACCAGTAAGCATCTAACCGAGCGCTACTTACTGCGTTCTCATACTTCCACGGTTCAGATCAGGACCATGTTAAAGGAGAAGCCACCACTGAAAATAATTGCGCCAGGAAGGACATTCCGGCGAGACACGGTTGATGCGACGCACAGTGCAAATTTTCACCAGTGCGAAGGCCTCTATGTAGCTGAGGGCGTTACGGTTTGTGATTTGAAAGCGACTCTTGGTTTTTTGCTACGTGGTCTTTTTGGCGATAACATAAAGGTTAGGCTACGGCCAAGTTTTTTCCCATTTACCGAACCAAGTTTCGAAGTGGATATGCTGTCACAGAACCTGGGAACGCTGAGTAATAAATGGATAGAGGTGCTTGGTTGCGGGATGGTTGATCCAGAAGTATTTAAGGCTGTTGGCTACGATTACAACCAACTGTCAGGGTTCGCCTTCGGCGTTGGTCTGGAAAGGATCGCGATGTTACTACAGGGCATTGATGATGTTAGGATGTTCTATCAGAATGACTTAAGATTCTTAAACCAGTTTGCTTAG
- a CDS encoding 50S ribosomal protein L35 — MQKTNKSIVKRFKVTKSGKVLRRTSGHRHFLRNKTVKQRRFARHDHPASAGFSKRILGAIAVGL; from the coding sequence ATGCAGAAGACTAACAAATCCATCGTAAAGAGGTTTAAGGTGACCAAAAGTGGCAAAGTACTACGCAGAACTTCTGGCCATAGGCATTTCCTGAGAAACAAGACTGTAAAGCAAAGGAGATTTGCCAGACACGATCATCCGGCCTCGGCAGGGTTTTCCAAGCGAATATTAGGAGCCATAGCCGTTGGACTTTAA
- the rplT gene encoding 50S ribosomal protein L20, with product MPRVTNAVATRKRRKRVLKMARGYFGNKSRLYRYAKEQVYRAGKFAYRDRKKHKTQMRQLWIIRLNAACRELGMQYCRFIAGLRLAQINLDRKSLSEMAINDHSMFKAIVEKAKASLCHGL from the coding sequence ATGCCAAGAGTGACAAATGCCGTAGCTACAAGAAAACGCAGAAAGCGGGTTTTGAAGATGGCGCGTGGATATTTCGGCAATAAATCAAGGTTGTATAGATACGCCAAGGAACAGGTTTACCGGGCTGGTAAATTTGCCTATCGAGACAGAAAAAAACATAAGACGCAGATGCGCCAACTATGGATAATTAGGCTCAATGCAGCCTGCCGTGAACTGGGTATGCAGTACTGTCGGTTTATTGCTGGCCTCAGGCTAGCTCAGATTAATCTCGACCGTAAGTCATTGAGTGAAATGGCAATAAATGACCATTCCATGTTTAAAGCCATTGTTGAAAAAGCCAAAGCATCTCTTTGCCATGGACTATAA
- a CDS encoding dUTPase, with protein MDKLDHMFEMQTILTGRIGLNNEALDEQGKIKWILNYSRAMQQELAELIDSVPWKWWAKYQVFNEQNARVEIIDLFHFLIAMAQAVGMTSDDLYDIYCKKNRVNHQRQDSGYVTKNEHDSENI; from the coding sequence ATGGATAAATTGGATCACATGTTTGAGATGCAGACCATACTCACCGGACGGATCGGCCTTAACAACGAGGCTCTGGATGAACAGGGTAAAATAAAGTGGATTTTAAATTACTCAAGAGCTATGCAGCAAGAACTTGCAGAGCTTATCGACTCTGTACCGTGGAAATGGTGGGCCAAATATCAGGTATTTAATGAACAAAATGCCCGGGTGGAAATTATAGATCTATTCCATTTTTTGATAGCAATGGCCCAGGCCGTTGGCATGACCTCCGACGACCTTTATGATATTTATTGTAAGAAAAATCGAGTAAATCACCAGAGACAGGACTCTGGATACGTTACAAAAAATGAACACGATTCTGAAAATATTTAA